Proteins found in one Litoribrevibacter albus genomic segment:
- a CDS encoding MGMT family protein encodes MAISKQEFHDAVLYILGQIPKGKVTTYGKIAKMAGFPSHARYVGKLLSQLPQDSKLPWYRVINGQGRISFSEDSERYITQKSLLEQEGISFLNGKVNLKIHQWCPE; translated from the coding sequence GTGGCCATTTCCAAGCAAGAATTTCACGATGCAGTGCTATATATATTGGGACAAATTCCGAAAGGAAAAGTCACCACTTATGGAAAAATTGCAAAAATGGCAGGTTTTCCAAGTCATGCGCGCTATGTGGGCAAACTGTTATCACAATTACCTCAGGACTCTAAACTCCCGTGGTATCGGGTAATTAATGGTCAAGGTAGGATTTCGTTCTCTGAAGACAGTGAACGCTACATTACTCAGAAATCCTTGTTAGAACAGGAAGGCATTTCCTTTTTGAATGGAAAAGTTAATTTGAAGATTCATCAGTGGTGTCCCGAGTAG
- a CDS encoding FxsA family protein: protein MRWLFLLFCTLPVIELIILLKVGSWLGVWPTVGLILGTAFIGVNLLRQQGLKTFSRANQRLAQGEMPATEMVEGIVLAIGGALLLTPGLVTDVIGFSCLLPGTRHVYIAFGMERMKVVATRSVYTSSVHTQGDFMNQGGFQQPHRSQHTQSTNASRQGHDVIEGEFERKK from the coding sequence ATGCGCTGGTTGTTTCTACTGTTTTGTACCTTGCCCGTAATTGAACTCATCATATTACTCAAAGTAGGGAGTTGGCTAGGCGTTTGGCCAACCGTGGGGCTTATTTTAGGTACGGCCTTTATTGGTGTGAATTTACTGAGACAGCAAGGATTAAAGACATTTAGTCGGGCAAACCAACGTCTTGCTCAGGGCGAAATGCCAGCGACGGAAATGGTTGAAGGCATTGTTTTGGCTATTGGCGGTGCGTTGCTGCTAACCCCAGGCCTAGTTACCGATGTCATTGGCTTTAGTTGTTTATTGCCGGGAACCCGCCATGTGTACATAGCGTTCGGAATGGAACGAATGAAAGTTGTGGCCACACGCAGTGTCTATACTTCATCGGTCCATACTCAGGGCGATTTTATGAATCAAGGTGGTTTTCAACAGCCGCACAGATCTCAACATACTCAATCAACCAATGCCAGTCGACAAGGGCATGATGTTATTGAAGGTGAGTTTGAAAGAAAAAAATAA
- a CDS encoding co-chaperone GroES, whose product MKIRPLGDRVVVRRKEEETKSAGGIVLPGSATEKPNQGEVLAVGNGRVLDNGDVRPVEVKVGDTVLFGGYVQNTVTVDGEELLVLSEAEIFGVLEA is encoded by the coding sequence ATGAAAATTCGTCCACTAGGTGATCGTGTTGTTGTTCGTCGTAAGGAAGAAGAGACTAAGTCTGCTGGCGGTATTGTATTGCCAGGTTCTGCGACAGAAAAACCTAACCAAGGTGAAGTGTTGGCTGTAGGCAACGGTCGTGTTTTGGATAACGGTGATGTTCGTCCAGTAGAAGTAAAAGTTGGCGACACTGTGCTATTTGGCGGTTATGTTCAGAACACTGTAACTGTTGATGGCGAAGAACTATTGGTTCTTAGCGAAGCTGAAATTTTTGGCGTACTTGAAGCATAA
- the groL gene encoding chaperonin GroEL (60 kDa chaperone family; promotes refolding of misfolded polypeptides especially under stressful conditions; forms two stacked rings of heptamers to form a barrel-shaped 14mer; ends can be capped by GroES; misfolded proteins enter the barrel where they are refolded when GroES binds) produces the protein MAAKDVLFGNDARQKMLAGVNILADAVKTTLGPKGRNVVLDKSFGAPTVTKDGVSVAKEIELQDKFENMGAQMVKEVASQANDQAGDGTTTATVLAQALVNEGLKSVAAGMNPMDLKRGIDKLSAAVVEQLKEMAAPCSDYNAIKQVATISANSDDAVGTVIADAMEKVGQDGVITVEEGSGFEDELDVVEGMQFDRGYLSPYFINNQESMSAELENPFILLVDKKISNIRDLLPVLEGVAKASRPLLIVAEDVEGEALATLVVNNMRGIVKVAAVKAPGFGDRRKAMLQDIAILTAGTVISEEVGMSLETTTLEHLGSAKRVTLTKENTVIVDGAGDKEDINARVAQIRAEIEQSTSDYDKEKLQERVAKLAGGVAVIKVGAASEVEMKEKKARVDDALHATRAAVEEGVVAGGGVALVRALTKAGEVEGANEDQNVGVALARRALEAPLRQIVANCGEEGSVVLEKVKEGEGNFGYNAAKGEYGDMIEFGILDPVKVTRSALQAASSVAGLMITTEAMVADAPQEGGAPAMPDMGGMGGMGGMM, from the coding sequence ATGGCAGCTAAAGACGTATTGTTTGGTAACGACGCTCGTCAAAAAATGTTGGCAGGTGTAAACATCCTTGCTGACGCAGTAAAAACAACTTTGGGTCCAAAAGGTCGTAACGTTGTATTGGATAAATCTTTCGGTGCTCCAACCGTAACTAAAGACGGTGTATCAGTAGCTAAAGAAATCGAACTTCAAGACAAGTTCGAGAACATGGGCGCTCAAATGGTTAAAGAAGTAGCGTCTCAAGCAAATGACCAGGCTGGTGACGGTACAACTACCGCTACTGTTCTTGCTCAAGCTTTGGTTAACGAAGGTCTTAAGTCTGTTGCTGCAGGCATGAACCCTATGGATCTTAAGCGTGGTATCGACAAGCTATCTGCTGCAGTTGTTGAGCAGTTGAAAGAAATGGCAGCGCCATGCTCTGACTACAATGCAATTAAACAAGTAGCGACTATTTCTGCTAACTCTGATGATGCAGTAGGTACTGTAATCGCAGATGCAATGGAAAAAGTAGGCCAAGACGGTGTGATCACTGTTGAAGAAGGTTCTGGTTTTGAAGACGAGCTAGACGTAGTTGAAGGTATGCAGTTTGATCGTGGCTACCTATCTCCTTACTTCATCAACAACCAAGAGTCTATGAGTGCAGAGCTTGAAAACCCATTCATTTTGCTGGTTGACAAGAAAATCTCTAACATCCGCGATCTTCTTCCAGTACTGGAAGGTGTAGCGAAAGCATCTCGTCCGCTTCTAATTGTTGCAGAAGACGTTGAAGGCGAAGCATTGGCAACTTTGGTTGTTAACAACATGCGTGGCATTGTTAAAGTTGCTGCTGTTAAAGCACCTGGTTTCGGTGATCGTCGTAAAGCAATGCTTCAGGACATCGCAATCCTGACTGCAGGTACTGTGATCTCTGAAGAAGTTGGTATGTCTCTGGAAACTACAACTCTTGAGCACCTAGGTTCAGCTAAGCGTGTTACTTTGACTAAAGAAAACACTGTGATTGTTGATGGTGCGGGTGATAAAGAAGACATTAACGCTCGTGTTGCACAGATCCGTGCTGAAATCGAACAATCTACTTCTGATTACGACAAAGAAAAGCTACAAGAGCGTGTTGCTAAACTAGCGGGCGGTGTGGCAGTAATTAAAGTAGGTGCTGCTTCTGAAGTAGAAATGAAAGAGAAAAAAGCACGTGTAGATGATGCTCTTCATGCAACTCGCGCAGCGGTTGAAGAAGGTGTTGTTGCTGGCGGTGGTGTTGCGCTTGTTCGTGCACTAACTAAAGCGGGTGAGGTTGAAGGTGCAAACGAAGACCAGAACGTTGGTGTTGCTTTGGCACGTCGTGCGCTTGAAGCTCCATTGCGTCAAATCGTTGCAAACTGCGGCGAAGAAGGTTCTGTAGTACTTGAGAAAGTAAAAGAAGGCGAAGGTAACTTTGGTTACAACGCTGCTAAGGGTGAATACGGCGATATGATCGAATTTGGTATTCTTGATCCTGTTAAAGTAACTCGCTCTGCACTACAAGCTGCTTCTTCTGTTGCTGGTCTTATGATCACAACTGAAGCTATGGTTGCAGATGCTCCTCAAGAAGGTGGTGCGCCTGCAATGCCTGATATGGGTGGCATGGGTGGTATGGGCGGAATGATGTAA
- the gspN gene encoding type II secretion system protein N, which produces MWSAVKAARWYVFLTVLLFIFFLIVYMPAQFALMLAGDTLARSPVKIDSVSGSVWKGRGIASYQNLRGDIEWSVNGLSLLTLHPEIALNLKVGRETEISAKVKVSDSTLSLNNLSGSLQVPLLNPYLKAQRVSGQGVVKLYDLSIDIDHSAKLINNAEGRLLWQDAKASYPGPKGIESISLPDVAGRLSHDDKGAVLNVLSGKDGAALASVFVMNQGWAGIKVRKRSVDMVGQTWVGNQQPDDVIFQVREKLW; this is translated from the coding sequence TTGTGGTCAGCAGTTAAAGCAGCTCGTTGGTATGTCTTTTTGACAGTCTTGCTGTTTATTTTTTTCCTTATTGTTTATATGCCTGCTCAGTTTGCTTTAATGCTCGCTGGGGATACGCTTGCTCGCTCTCCTGTAAAAATTGATTCTGTTTCAGGCTCGGTATGGAAAGGGCGGGGTATTGCGTCTTACCAGAACTTACGTGGGGATATTGAATGGTCGGTGAATGGATTGTCTTTATTGACCTTACATCCTGAAATTGCATTAAACCTCAAAGTCGGTAGAGAAACAGAGATTAGCGCAAAGGTTAAAGTATCTGATTCAACGCTTAGCCTGAACAATCTCTCAGGTTCATTACAGGTTCCATTGTTAAATCCTTACTTGAAAGCACAACGAGTGTCAGGTCAGGGCGTCGTCAAATTATATGATCTATCGATAGATATTGATCATAGTGCCAAGCTGATCAACAACGCAGAAGGCCGGTTGTTATGGCAAGATGCCAAAGCAAGTTATCCTGGACCTAAAGGTATTGAAAGTATCAGCTTACCGGATGTGGCTGGTCGCTTATCTCATGATGATAAAGGCGCTGTACTGAATGTCTTGTCTGGTAAAGATGGTGCTGCGTTAGCATCTGTTTTCGTGATGAATCAAGGCTGGGCTGGAATTAAAGTTCGTAAACGTAGTGTTGATATGGTCGGGCAAACTTGGGTCGGAAATCAGCAGCCTGATGATGTGATTTTCCAAGTCCGAGAGAAACTGTGGTAG
- a CDS encoding type II secretion system protein N, giving the protein MLVSVTPENILLLIKKAKVVLTLVFCFWLANIAAQAVWMTVSPEPLPQVSASTAIADGSGDRSEASAVSIVSDLLFGEAPKETVAAQTEVVDAPKTRLRLKLLGVFVGQTEAASTAIISEQGKPDADFYHVGDTIQSGVVLEQVHSDRVILNRNGRLEALYFDDAEKLLEATAQAPKPDIKAKLKSEINSVEQFSSVAKKQWNKNPLSALGAVGFEPVSKDQALGYRFSGQNPMMERYGVQKGDIIRSVNGIDVGDVGSDGDYLDEVFEQGQASVLVERGSRQFEITVPLK; this is encoded by the coding sequence ATGTTAGTAAGCGTAACTCCTGAAAATATTTTACTGCTGATCAAGAAAGCCAAGGTTGTTCTGACTTTGGTCTTTTGTTTTTGGTTAGCAAATATAGCTGCGCAAGCCGTGTGGATGACTGTGTCACCTGAACCTTTACCTCAGGTTTCGGCATCTACGGCTATTGCTGACGGTAGTGGAGACCGTTCTGAAGCTTCTGCAGTTAGTATTGTGAGCGATTTATTGTTTGGTGAGGCGCCTAAAGAGACCGTGGCTGCTCAAACGGAAGTCGTGGATGCGCCAAAAACGCGTTTGAGGTTGAAGTTATTGGGTGTGTTTGTTGGCCAAACAGAGGCTGCATCAACCGCTATTATTTCTGAACAGGGTAAACCTGATGCGGATTTCTATCATGTTGGTGACACTATTCAGAGTGGCGTGGTTCTGGAGCAGGTTCACTCAGACCGTGTGATTTTAAATCGGAATGGACGCCTGGAAGCTCTATATTTTGATGATGCTGAGAAATTGTTAGAAGCGACGGCGCAAGCGCCAAAACCAGATATTAAAGCAAAGCTCAAATCGGAAATTAATTCGGTTGAGCAATTTTCTTCAGTAGCTAAAAAACAGTGGAACAAAAACCCTTTATCTGCTCTTGGCGCTGTTGGCTTTGAGCCCGTTAGTAAAGATCAGGCCCTTGGGTATCGGTTTTCCGGGCAAAATCCGATGATGGAGCGCTATGGAGTTCAGAAGGGTGACATCATTCGTTCGGTGAACGGAATTGATGTGGGTGATGTAGGTTCAGATGGTGACTATCTGGACGAAGTATTTGAACAAGGTCAGGCGAGCGTTTTAGTTGAACGAGGCTCTCGTCAGTTTGAAATTACAGTGCCTTTGAAATAA